The following coding sequences lie in one Dermatophagoides farinae isolate YC_2012a unplaced genomic scaffold, ASM2471394v1 contig9, whole genome shotgun sequence genomic window:
- the LOC142598158 gene encoding 2,3-bisphosphoglycerate-dependent phosphoglycerate mutase-like, which translates to INMPKIVFVRHGESTSNADKIFTGWLDPELTAKGVQEAHSGAEYLKEAKIEFNVAYTSVLKRAIHTLDIILDDLDCVFLPVYKCWRLNERHYGALQGKNKVETVKKFGENQVSIWRRSYNIPPPMLEESDLYSNDKRYSNFAKDLLPRGESLKMCLDRVLPCWCDELLPAMKRYENVLVVAHANSIRAILKHILNLQEKEIVELEIATCVPILFEFDEKLNLKSHKYLVSEEEIKRKIEEYKKQTKE; encoded by the coding sequence ATTAATATGCCTAAGATCGTATTTGTTCGTCACGGTGAAAGCACATCCAACGCAGATAAAATATTCACTGGATGGTTAGATCCGGAATTGACCGCTAAGGGTGTTCAGGAGGCACACAGTGGGGCTGAATATTTGAAAGAAGCTAAGATAGAATTTAATGTGGCGTACACCTCAGTTTTAAAAAGAGCTATTCACACATTAGACATTATATTAGATGACTTGGATTGTGTATTCCTTCCAGTGTACAAATGTTGGAGGCTGAATGAAAGACATTATGGCGCGCTTCAGGGAAAAAACAAGGTTGAGACTGTCAAGAAATTCGGTGAAAATCAAGTATCTATTTGGAGGAGATCTTATAACATTCCACCTCCAATGCTGGAAGAATCTGACTTGTACTCAAACGACAAAAGATACTCAAATTTTGCCAAAGATTTACTTCCACGCGGAGAAAGCTTGAAAATGTGTTTGGATCGTGTGCTGCCCTGCTGGTGTGACGAATTGTTACCGGCAATGAAACgatatgaaaatgttttagTTGTTGCTCACGCCAATTCAATAAGAGCCATACTGAAGcatattttaaatttacaagaaaaagaaatagtTGAATTGGAAATTGCTACCTGCGTTCCTATTCTTTTTGAATTCGATGAAAAACTCAACTTAAAATCTCATAAATACTTAGTAAGCgaagaagaaataaaaagaaaaatcgaagaatacaaaaaacaaactaaagAGTag
- the LOC142598159 gene encoding uncharacterized protein LOC142598159, giving the protein MILTKNLDIRPVFTFEDAGFPSQVNQCIKKAGFEKPFPIQSQSWPIIMSGHDYIGIAETGSGKTLSFLLPAVIHVLDQPPIRKFEGPVALVLAPTRELVEQIRECAVEFCPRMRCVACYGGASRMTQSDALKRGVEIVIACPGRLNDFISASKVSMRRVTYLVLDEADRMLDMGFEMQIRTIIDGIRKDRQMLFFSATWPKEVRSLALDLCTNDPVHVQIGSCVLKTSDNVVQHTLLLNESEKLNKLFELLQKLHEEDSKQLIIIFTETKKSCDFITSELRGSGYSALSIHGDKSQSERKYVLDEFKSGRTNILCATDVASRGLDVKNVKVVINYDMPLQVEDYVHRVGRTGRAGATGVAYSFFSDKNRGIAKDLVNILNETKQDVPQALLEMAKKPFDNRFSRFDSSV; this is encoded by the exons ATGATCCTAACGAAAAACCTTGACATTAGACCCGTCTTTACTTTCGAAGACGCAGGTTTTCCAAGCCAGGTTAATCAGTGCATTAAAAAAGCTGGTTTCGAAAAGCCATTTCCTATTCAGTCTCAGTCATGGCCTATCATTATGAGTGGACATGATTACATTGGAATTGCTGAAACAGGTTCAGGTAAAACCCTGAGTTTTTTGCTCCCTGCTGTAATTCATGTTCTCGACCAGCCGCCTATCCGTAAATTTGAAGGACCTGTAGCTTTAGTCTTAGCCCCTACTAGAGAACTCGTAGAACAAATTCGAGAATGTGCAGTAGAATTTTGTCCAAGAATGCGCTGTGTTGCTTGTTATGGTGGCGCTTCTCGAATGACACAATCTGATGCTTTGAAAAGAGGTGTAGAAATAGTTATTGCGTGCCCAGGAAGACTTAATGACTTTATCTCTGCTTCAAAGGTCTCAATGCGTAGAGTAACTTATTTAGTTTTGGATGAAGCTGATCGCATGCTTGATATGGGATTTGAAATGCAAATCAGAACTATTATAGACGGAATACGTAAAGATCGTCAAATGTTATTTTTCAGCGCAACATGGCCTAAAGAAGTTAGATCTCTGGCTTTGGACTTATGTACCAATGATCCTGTTCATGTCCAAATTGGATCTTGCGTTTTAAAAACTTCTGACAACGTTGTTCAGCATACTTTATTACTGAATGAATCAGAAAAACTGAATAAACTCTTTGAATTGTTGCAAAAACTCCACGAAGAAGATAGCaaacaattaattattatttttaccGAGACCAAAAAATCGTGTGACTTTATTACTAGCGAGCTTCGAGGCTCTGGTTATTCAGCTTTATCAATTCACGGAGATAAAAGCCAAAGCGAAAGAAAGTACGTTCTAGACGAATTCAAAAGCGGCAGAACAAACATATTATGTGCAACAGATGTCGCTTCTAGGGGTCTTGACGTTAAAAATGTAAAAGTTGTAATCAATTACGACATGCCTTTACAAGTAGAAGACTATGTACATCGTGTAGGTAGAACTGGAAGAGCTGGCGCTACTGGTGTCGcatattctttcttttcagaTAAGAACCGAGGAATTGCTAAAGATTTAGTTAATATCTTAAATGAAACTAAACAAGATGTACCTCAAGCATTACTTGAAATGGCCAAGAAACCATTCGATAACAGATTTTCTCGTTTTG ATAGTAGTGTATag